One genomic window of Providencia hangzhouensis includes the following:
- the murP gene encoding PTS N-acetylmuramic acid transporter subunit IIBC, whose amino-acid sequence MAKITIEMIQQILQHVGGRRNIKLAGNCMTRLRLTLNNDQLVDKAALKQIAGVLGVIESDEQLQVILGPGKAQTAADLMNQLLDSDEEDNHEAAAQPQDLNDIASANKQQLKKKQTSAVHRFLSKFATIFTPLIPGFIAAGLLLGFATLAKQTYFPAGLPTKPEEQTLLVHTILYMSVFSKGLFSFLSILIGYNTQKAFGGSAVNGAIIASLFVLGYNPEIAKGFYSDMNSFFGLAIDPRGNIIGVLIACIFGAWVEKQVRKIIPANLDMILTSTITLLIVGAAVFIFIMPIGSWLFSGMSWLFVHLSSNPFGTAILAGLFLIAVMFGVHQGFVPVYMALVETQGFNSLFPILAMAGGGQVGAAMALYVKAAKDSVLRNQIRGAIIPGFLGVGEPLIYGVTLPRMKPFVTACLGGAAGGFFVGLVAWMGLPVGLNTVFGPSGLVAIPMMTSADGVFPGMLVYVGGLFVSYLFGFIFTYFFGTKNVDLD is encoded by the coding sequence TGCAACACGTTGGAGGACGCCGTAATATTAAATTAGCGGGCAATTGTATGACCCGTTTGCGGCTCACACTCAACAATGACCAGCTAGTCGATAAAGCTGCACTCAAACAAATTGCAGGAGTGCTTGGCGTTATTGAAAGTGATGAACAACTGCAAGTGATCCTTGGCCCAGGTAAAGCGCAAACTGCCGCGGACTTGATGAACCAACTTTTAGATAGTGATGAAGAGGATAACCACGAAGCAGCAGCCCAGCCTCAGGATCTGAACGATATTGCATCCGCAAATAAGCAGCAACTGAAAAAGAAACAAACCAGTGCCGTTCACCGATTTTTATCCAAATTTGCCACCATATTTACTCCGCTAATTCCAGGTTTTATTGCTGCGGGCTTACTATTAGGTTTTGCAACTCTGGCGAAACAAACCTATTTTCCAGCAGGGCTCCCGACAAAACCTGAAGAGCAGACCCTACTCGTACATACGATTCTGTATATGTCGGTATTTAGCAAAGGGCTGTTTAGCTTCCTAAGTATTCTTATCGGTTATAACACTCAAAAAGCCTTTGGCGGTAGCGCAGTAAATGGCGCCATCATTGCTTCACTGTTTGTTCTTGGGTACAACCCTGAAATAGCTAAGGGGTTCTATTCTGATATGAATAGCTTCTTCGGGTTGGCTATCGACCCAAGAGGTAACATTATTGGGGTATTAATTGCGTGTATTTTTGGGGCATGGGTCGAAAAACAAGTACGTAAAATTATTCCAGCCAACCTTGATATGATTTTAACTTCAACAATTACCTTGTTAATTGTTGGTGCTGCAGTGTTTATCTTCATCATGCCAATTGGCAGTTGGTTATTCTCTGGTATGTCGTGGCTTTTTGTTCATTTAAGCAGCAATCCATTCGGAACCGCTATACTTGCTGGGCTATTCTTAATTGCAGTAATGTTTGGCGTGCACCAAGGTTTTGTTCCGGTATATATGGCACTCGTTGAAACCCAAGGCTTTAACTCACTTTTCCCTATCCTAGCAATGGCTGGTGGTGGGCAAGTTGGTGCAGCGATGGCGTTGTACGTTAAAGCCGCAAAAGATTCAGTGTTACGTAATCAGATTCGCGGGGCCATCATTCCAGGTTTCTTAGGTGTCGGTGAACCACTTATCTACGGTGTAACCCTTCCTCGAATGAAGCCGTTTGTCACCGCATGTTTAGGCGGTGCTGCTGGGGGGTTCTTTGTTGGACTCGTGGCTTGGATGGGTTTACCAGTTGGTTTAAATACTGTCTTTGGCCCGTCTGGCTTAGTCGCTATCCCAATGATGACCTCTGCTGATGGCGTGTTCCCAGGGATGTTAGTTTATGTTGGCGGGTTATTCGTTTCCTATTTATTCGGTTTTATTTTTACCTACTTTTTCGGCACTAAAAACGTCGATTTAGATTAA
- a CDS encoding GmrSD restriction endonuclease domain-containing protein: MKTIDYKIRSVQLLNYMNDIESGRLVTNPFFQRNLVWRDLHKQEFIKTILLGYPFPHVFLSKGKIDLDKKISIASIVDGQQRTNAIMEFISGKLSVNNRKFSELTDEEKQDFYKYEIPVIELDLTNDDQIIADIFQRINRTSNSLTMIDRKSSEFSASEFMHFSEFISGQMDLSSAEDDEDEEITNIRNNPYIKDSFKDWAKAVDKNKKAKEFRQLMTSQNLFSINEIAKKTNLQYTLNIISTTIGGFFNRNELSWTYAEQYNESFDLKDKLLERLEKSAILFNKLKFKKSSLWYRKANFFSLFVYFCRVINKIDINDDGKVNEIKIIIDSVELSDDYKNAAKEGVNNKKEREIRDIEIQNIFEKIIN, translated from the coding sequence ATGAAAACGATTGATTATAAGATCAGGTCTGTACAACTACTAAATTATATGAATGATATTGAATCTGGTAGGCTGGTAACTAACCCGTTTTTCCAAAGGAATTTAGTCTGGAGGGATCTTCATAAACAGGAGTTTATAAAAACAATATTGCTAGGATACCCATTCCCGCATGTTTTTTTGTCTAAAGGTAAAATTGATTTAGACAAAAAAATAAGTATTGCTTCAATTGTTGATGGGCAGCAAAGAACTAATGCAATAATGGAGTTCATTTCAGGGAAACTATCTGTTAATAACAGAAAATTCTCTGAATTGACGGACGAGGAAAAACAAGACTTCTATAAATATGAAATACCCGTGATAGAATTGGATTTAACCAATGATGACCAAATTATTGCTGATATTTTTCAGAGAATCAATAGAACTTCGAATTCATTGACAATGATAGATAGAAAGTCATCAGAGTTTAGTGCTTCGGAGTTCATGCATTTTTCAGAGTTTATTTCAGGCCAGATGGACTTATCTTCTGCTGAAGATGATGAAGATGAGGAAATTACGAACATAAGAAATAATCCATATATAAAAGATAGCTTTAAAGACTGGGCTAAAGCGGTTGATAAAAACAAAAAAGCAAAAGAGTTTAGGCAGTTGATGACTAGCCAAAATCTATTCTCTATTAATGAAATTGCGAAAAAAACAAATCTTCAATATACATTGAATATTATATCAACCACGATTGGCGGTTTTTTCAATCGAAATGAATTATCATGGACATATGCTGAACAGTATAATGAGTCGTTTGATTTAAAAGATAAATTATTGGAAAGACTGGAAAAATCAGCTATTTTATTTAATAAACTGAAATTCAAAAAATCATCTCTATGGTATAGAAAGGCCAATTTTTTTAGCCTTTTTGTCTATTTTTGTAGAGTTATCAATAAGATTGATATTAATGATGACGGAAAGGTTAATGAAATAAAAATAATTATAGATTCAGTTGAATTATCTGATGATTATAAAAATGCAGCAAAAGAAGGTGTAAATAATAAAAAAGAAAGAGAGATCAGAGATATTGAAATTCAAAATATTTTTGAGAAAATCATAAATTAA